In Panulirus ornatus isolate Po-2019 chromosome 9, ASM3632096v1, whole genome shotgun sequence, one genomic interval encodes:
- the RpS3A gene encoding small ribosomal subunit protein eS1: MAVGKNKGLNKSGKKGTKKKVIDPFTRKDWYDVKSPALFFNRNVGKTLVNRTQGTRIASEGLKGRVFEVSLADLQNEADAERSFRKFRLIAEEVQGKNVLTNFHGFNLTTDKLRSMVKKWQTCIEANVDVRTTDGYILRVFCIGFTEKVSSQTRKTAYAQHTQVKNIRKKMVDIITRAVASSELKEVVNKLIPDSMADDIRKACNLIYPLKEVHIRKVKVLKKPRFDLGKLLEMHGEIGKSSATTGEDVGSKVDRPDNYEPPVQSKV, from the exons ATGGCTGTCGGAAAGAATAAGGGGTTAAATAAATCGGGCAAGAAGGGGACCAAGAAGAAGGT TATTGACCCTTTCACGCGCAAGGACTGGTATGATGTCAAGTCTCCAGCCCTCTTCTTCAACAGGAATGTTGGCAAAACTCTTGTGAACAGGACTCAGGGCACCA gAATTGCCTCAGAGGGCTTAAAGGGTCGTGTGTTTGAAGTGTCCCTAGCTGATCTCCAAAATGAAGCAGATGCAGAAAGGAGCTTCCGTAAGTTCCGTCTCATTGCTGAAGAAGTCCAAGGGAAAAATGTTCTGACCAACTTCCATGGCTTCAATTTGACAACTGACAAGCTTCGTTCCATGGTTAAGAAGTGGCAG ACTTGTATTGAAGCAAATGTGGATGTTAGGACAACTGATGGCTACATCCTTCGTGTATTCTGCATTGGGTTCACTGAAAAGGTGTCAAGCCAGACTAGAAAGACAGCTTATGCCCAGCACACCCAAGTAAAGAATATCCGCAAGAAGATGGTCGACATCATCACACGTGCTGTAGCTAGTAGTGAGCTTAAGGAAGTAGTGAACAAGCTCATTCCTGATTCTATGGCTGATGACATCCGCAAAGCTTGCAATCTCATTTATCCCCTCAAGGAAGTACACATTCGTAAG GTCAAGGTTTTGAAGAAGCCACGTTTTGACCttggaaagttgttagagatgcatGGAGAGATTGGGAAATCTTCTGCTACTACTGGAGAGGATGTAGGATCAAAGGTTGACCGTCCTGACAACTATGAACCTCCAGTTCAGTCTAAGGTTTAA